In Kwoniella newhampshirensis strain CBS 13917 chromosome 4, whole genome shotgun sequence, one DNA window encodes the following:
- a CDS encoding chorismate synthase, which translates to MSSFGRVYRVHTYGESHCKSVGCIVDGVPPGLRLTEEDIQTQLSRRRPGQSDITTARSEFDTVHLQSGTEHGVTLGTPIGLLVHNKDQRPHDYAETDLYPRPSHADYTYLAKYGVKASSGGGRASARETIGRVAAGAIAEKYLKEAYGVEIVAFVASVGKVALPFAEEDDEVLGKEYVDLIKTVTRVEVDKEITRCPHKATSTKMEETIRAAKARDDSLGGSVTCVIRKCPLGLGEPCFDKLEAVLGHAMLSIPSTKSFEIGSGLRGTTFPGSVHNDPFVEGEDGKLRTTTNWSGGVQGGISNGEDIYFRIGFKPPATIAQEQQTARYDGSSGVLAAKGRHDPCVVPRAVPIVETMAALVIMDMVMQQNARAAAAALLPPLTHLPPTMVLPGKATVDKVVHGESVGEVQGQKAGEE; encoded by the exons ATGTCGTCTTTCGGAAGAGTGTACAGGGTCCACACTTATGGGGAGAGTCATTGCAAGAGCGTCGGATGTATCGTCGACGGTGTTCCCCCT GGACTTCGACTGACAGAGGAGGATATCCAAACTCAACTGTCTAGACGAAGACCAGGACAAAGTGATATTACCACTGCT CGATCCGAATTCGACACTGTCCATCTTCAGTCAGGTACCGAACACGGTGTAACTCTCGGCACACCTATCGGTCTTCTCGTTCACAACAAGGATCAACGTCCTCACGACTATGCCGAGACCGATCTCTACCCCCGACCGTCCCATGCCGATTACACCTACCTCGCCAAATACGGTGTCAAAGCCTCCTCAGGCGGTGGTCGAGCATCTGCGCGAGAGACGATTGGTCGAGTCGCAGCGGGTGCGATCGCCGAAAAGTACTTGAAGGAAGCGTATGGCGTGGAAATTGTGGCTTTTGTTGCGAGTGTCGGGAAAGTCGCTTTGCCCTTtgcagaggaggatgatgaggttCTGGGCAAGGAGTATGTGGACCTGATCAAGACTGTCACGAgggtcgaggtcgacaaGGAGATTACCAGGTGTCCCCACAAGGCTACAAGTACGAaaatggaagag ACGATTCGAGCCGCCAAGGCCCGTGACGACTCTCTTGGTGGATCCGTCACGTGTGTCATCCGAAAATGTCCTCTCGGTCTCGGTGAACCATGTTTCGACAAACTCGAAGCTGTCCTCGGTCACGCAATGCTGTCTATCCCATCAACCAAGTCGTTCGAAATTGGTTCAGGATTGCGAGGTACGACTTTCCCCGGAAGTGTCCACAACGACCCCTTCGTCGAAGGCGAGGATGGAAAGCTGAGAACGACTACCAACTGGAGTGGTGGTGTCCAGGGTGGTATCTCAAATGGCGAGGACATCTACTTCAG GATCGGCTTCAAGCCCCCAGCGACTATCGCACAGGAGCAACAGACCGCAAGGTACGATGGGTCATCAGGTGTTCTCGCTGCCAAGGGTCGACACGACCCTTGTGTCGTGCCCCGAGCCGTCCCCATCGTAGAAACCATGGCCGCGCTTGTCATcatgga CATGGTCATGCAACAGAACGCTCGTGCCGCCGCTGccgctcttctccctcccctcactcacctcccacCAACAATGGTCCTCCCTGGAAAAGCCACCGTCGACAAGGTGGTTCATGGGGAGAGCGTCGGTGAAGTTCAGGGCCAGAAGGCGGGAGAGGAGTAA